CCACAGGTGGCTATCTAACAACAGGTGTACTCGAGCACGTTAAGCAGCGTATAGGCTGGATCATTACGTTGGCTCTATTGGGTATCGTATCTGGGCTTATTATTGCTCAGTATGAAGATACGCTTAGTCAGCTTGTACTGCTTGCCGTCTATATGCCGGTGATCGCCGCCGCTGGTGGTAATACAGGTACTCAGGCTGCGACCTTGGTCATTCGCGCCTTAGCGACAGGCGAGCTACGCAAAAGGCAGTGGCTTGACGTGTTGTGGAAAGAAAGCCGCGTGGCGGTCTGTCTTGCGGCTGCCGTTGCACTCGTAATGGTAGGGCGCATACTGGTCTTTGGCGATGCGAATTCAGCTGGCGGCTTTGATATTAACTTGATTGCGATGGCCATTGCCGTGGCGCTGTTTATTCAGGTCACAGTGTCCACGACATTGGGTGGCGTGCTACCAATCATTGCACGTGTATTCAAGTTGGATCCTGCTGTACTTGTGAGCCCAGTGCTAGCCTCTATCGTGGATATCTCAGGTATGTGGATTTACTTCACTGTGGTCAATCACTTCTTAGGATTGTCTTAACCACTCAAGAACTCGGCTATCTAATCGCAGAGAACGCAGAGCGCAGCTATTGCTGCGCTTTGTTGTTTGAGCGTTCTAACGAGAAACTGTAATCGACGACTTGTCGATAATAGGCTTTCTCGAACTGGGTGAGCGGCGACTCTACCGGTTTGCTCGTCGTAGGCTTCTGAGGGTGATAATCCGTCACAAATTGCACGA
This window of the Vibrio maritimus genome carries:
- a CDS encoding magnesium transporter, coding for MTVMSNTYIENAAPRFSEEEISAATKAFLQYDTDQQLNLLTVMPIDEAVGVLQHCALGQVQFLIEELDLQGHDKRARLFAHHLGLIHSEAETTGGYLTTGVLEHVKQRIGWIITLALLGIVSGLIIAQYEDTLSQLVLLAVYMPVIAAAGGNTGTQAATLVIRALATGELRKRQWLDVLWKESRVAVCLAAAVALVMVGRILVFGDANSAGGFDINLIAMAIAVALFIQVTVSTTLGGVLPIIARVFKLDPAVLVSPVLASIVDISGMWIYFTVVNHFLGLS